A region from the Eptesicus fuscus isolate TK198812 chromosome 1, DD_ASM_mEF_20220401, whole genome shotgun sequence genome encodes:
- the NKAP gene encoding NF-kappa-B-activating protein, producing the protein MAPVSGSRSPEREASGSRAKRRSSSRSPKPSKSARSPRGRRSRSHSCSRSGDRNGLSHQPSGLSQGSRNQPYRSRSRSRSRERPSATRGTPFASASSSAYYGGYSRPYGSDKPWPSLLDKEREESLRQKRLSERERIGELGAPEVWGLSPKNPEPDSDEHTPVEDEEPKKSTTSASTSEEEKKKKKKSSHSKERSKKRRKKKSSKRKHKKYSDDSDSDSDSETDSSDEDTKRRSKKAKKKEKKKKRRSKKYKKKKSKKSRKDSSDSSSKDSQEEFLENPWKDRSKPEEPSDLIGPEAPKTLASQDDKPLNYGHALLPGEGAAMAEYVKAGKRIPRRGEIGLTSEEIASFECSGYVMSGSRHRRMEAVRLRKENQIYSADEKRALASFNQEERRKRENKILASFREMVYRKTKGKDDK; encoded by the exons ATGGCTCCGGTGTCTGGTTCGCGCAGCCCGGAGAGGGAGGCCTCGGGCTCCAGGGCGAAGCGTCGCAGTTCGTCGAGGAGCCCTAAACCCAGCAAATCCGCCCGCTCCCCGCGGGGCCGCCGCTCTCGCTCGCACTCTTGTTCTCGGTCTGGGGATCGGAATGGTCTCAGCCATCAGCCAAGTGGCCTCAGCCAAGGCTCCCGAAACCAGCCCTACCGCTCCCGCTCGCGGTCACGCTCTCGAGAGCGGCCCTCTGCGACACGGGGCACCCCCTTCGCTTCTGCCTCCTCGTCCGCCTATTATGGCGGCTACTCACGCCCCTACGGGAGCGACAAGCCTTGGCCTAGCCTCCTGgacaaggagagggaggaaagcctgCGGCAGAA GAGattaagtgagagagagaggattggAGAATTGGGAGCTCCTGAAGTATGGGGACTTTCTCCAAAGAATCCAGAACCAGA CTCTGATGAACATACACCAGTAGAGGATGAAGAGCCAAAGAAAAGCACCACTTCAGCTTCTACTTCAGAag aagaaaagaagaagaagaagaagtctaGTCATTCAAAAGAAAGGTCCAAGAAACGGAGAAAGAAAAAATCatctaaaagaaaacacaagaagTATTCTGACGATAGCGACAGTGACTCTGATTCTGAAACAGACTCCAGTG ATGAAGACACAAAAAGAAGATCAAAGAAagccaagaaaaaggaaaagaagaagaaacgcAGATc GAAGAAATACAAGAAAAAGAAGTCTAAGAAGAGCAGAAAAGATTCCAGTGACTCAAGCTCTAAAGATTCCCAAGAAGAGTTTCTGGAGAATCCCTGGAAGGATCGATCAA AGCCTGAAGAACCCTCAGATTTAATTGGCCCAGAGGCTCCAAAAACACTTGCCTCTCAAGATGATAAACCTCTGAA CTATGGCCATGCTCTGTTACCTGGGGAAGGTGCAGCTATGGCTGAATATGTAAAAGCTGGAAAACGTATCCCACGAAGAGGTGAAATTGGTTTGACAAGTGAAGAAATTGCATCATTTGAATGCTCGGGTTATGTAATGAGTGGTAGCAG GCATCGCCGAATGGAGGCTGTGCGACTACGGAAAGAGAACCAGATCTATAGTGCTGATGAGAAGAGAGCTCTTGCATCCTTTAACCAAGAAGAGAGacgaaagagagaaaacaagattCTGGCCAGTTTTCGAGAGATGGTATACAGAAAAACTAAAGGGAAAGATGACAAATAA